The Leptospira mtsangambouensis DNA window CAAATCCATTTTCATTTTTTCTTTGCGTAATCATTAGACATTCTTCTGAAGAATTGCTCCAGTTCTATGTTAGTAAAAGAGAAAAGTTCTATCCGAAAGTTTCTTAATTAGATATAATCTGTCCATGGGTTATAGAATCATCCTTGGCACAAAAACTTACCATTTCCCCGAATTAAAAGATTTGTTAGCAAAGGCAAGTCCCCATAGATCAGGAGATGTTCTGGCTGGATTATCAGCAACTAACCAGGAAGAAAGAGTGGCTGCACAGATGTTACTTGCTGATGTATATCTTTCTGAATTTTTAAATGTAGAACTCATTCCAGCAAACAAAGATGAGGTGACAAGGCTCATTTTAGACTCCCATAACAAAGAGGCTTTTGCATTGATTTCTCACCTGACGGTGGGAGGGTTTCGTGATTTTTTGTTAGCGGAGACAACTGACAACGAGGTCATCCATTCGATTCGATGGGGAATAACGCCTGAAATGGCTGCTGCAGTCTCCAAACTCATGTCCAATCAGGACTTGATACTGGTTGGAAATAAAATAAAGGTGATCACAAAATTTAGAAATACCTTGGGATTACCAGGTCGGCTATCTGTTCGTTTGCAACCAAACCATCCTACAGATGATCCCAAAGGAATTGCTGCCAGTCTTTTAGATGGGTTACTACTCGGAAGTGGAGATGCTGTGATTGGAATTAACCCTGCTACCGATAATATCCCGACTAATATTGCTTTATTAGAGATGTTAGACAATCTTATCCAAAAGTATTCCATCCCCACGCAGTCTTGTATCTTATCTCATGTAACCACTTCGATGGAAGTGATGAAACGAGGAGCTCCTTTGGATTTGGTTTTTCAGTCGATTGGAGGAACCGAAGATTTAAACAAAAGTTTTGGTGTTTCTCTTTCTCTTTTGAAAGAATCAAGAGAATTGGCACTTTCCTTAAAACGCGGAACAGTAGGCGATAATGTAATGTATTTTGAAACAGGGCAAGGCAGTGCTTTGTCAGCAGGAGCCCACCATGGGATCGACCAACAGACGTTAGAGGTAAGAGCCTATGCTGTTGCCAGAGAATTTTCTCCCCTTCTTGTGAACACTGTTGTTGGTTTTATTGGTCCAGAATATTTATACAACGGAAAACAAATCATCCGTGCTGGTCTTGAAGATCATTTTTGCGGAAAATTGTTGGGACTGCCTATGGGTGTGGATGTTTGTTATACAAATCATGCAGAAGCCGACCAAGATGATATGGATACATTATTGACACTATTAGGTGTTGCAGGTTGCACTTATATTATGGGGATACCTGGTGCTGATGATGTGATGTTGTCTTACCAAAGTACATCCTTCCATGATGCATTGTATCTTAGGCAAGTATTGGGTTTAAAACCAACTCCAGAATTTGAGGACTGGTTACTCAGCCGAGGAATATTTTCAAACAAAATAGGCTTTTTACCCAAAGAAAATCGGGAACTTAGTTTACTCGAAGATTTATTAGGAAAATGACCTTCATGACTTTTTTAGAAGAATGGAAACAATTTAGTCAGGCAAGGATCGGGTTAAATCGAACTGGAGGATCAATTTCCACCAAAGATATATTAAAGTTTCGGTTGGACCATGCAAGGGCAAGGGATGCTGTATTGCTGAGTCCCAATTTTCCAAGTTTACTTGAAAACTTAAATGTTTTGGGCAAAGAAAAAAAAATCCCTGTCGTATTTGTGGAAAGCAGAGTCCAATCCAAAGAAGAGTATTTGTTACGACCGGATTTAGGACGAAGACTCTCGCAAGATTCTCTTGCGACATTGCAAGAGTTAGGTGGCGAATTTGACCTGGTTTTTATTGGTGTGGATGGACTTTCTGCAAAAGCTATCGATGATAATTTGATTCCATTTCTAAAAATCTTAATGCAAGAAATAAATCAAACTGGTTTACGAATTGGTCCACTTGTACTTTCAAAGTGGGGACGAGTGGCGATTGGGGACGAAATTGGTGAGGTTTTGAATGCCAAAATTTCGATCGTTGTGATTGGGGAACGTCCAGGTTTGTCATCTGCTGATAGTTTGGGTGTGTATATCACTTACAAACCGCAAGTTGGCAAAACTGACGAAAGTCGCAATTGTATTTCCAATATTAGGCCAGGTGGTTTTGTTTTTGAAAGTGCTGCCAAAAAAACAATGTATCTTGTCAAAGAATCAATGTTGAGGAAATTATCAGGTGTGAAATTAAAAGATGAGATGCCACCAGAGTTTTTATTGCAATCAAAAGACAAAAACCAAATTCCTGATTCTTATTGATTGTTTGTGTAGATAGAAAAAAACAATCATTCGAAACAGAAGATTGACAGAAATAACAAACTTCGTTTTAATCAAAGTTATTCCGGGAGGAATGAGGTGAAACTCCTCAACTGACGGTGCAACCGTGAATTCTATTCCAAAGGTATTGGATGGAAAAGTCGGATCTTCCCACAAATGAATCGCCCGTAAACGATCATTCGTCCTAAAGTTTTCAAAGGGTTCCCGGACAAAGTTACTGGAATTTCCCAACCTCTACCAACAGAGATTGTGCGATTCCTTTTTGAAAGGAGATACTTCTTGGAAGAATTCAAATCAAATACCTTAAAAATGTCTAACGAGAACCAAAAGAATCGCAAACACGAAGATAAAATTTGTCCCCATTGTTTACGAATTTTTGAATGTAAGGTCGGTTCCATTAGTCTTTGCCAATGTACTAAAGTGTCTCTATCTTTAGAAGAAAGAGAATATATAGCAACACAATATGCTGATTGTCTTTGTTACCATTGTATGGAATCTTTGGCCTTTGAATTCAGGATAGGCAAATCCTATAAGGCCATTACTTGGAGTTTTTGAGGTTTGGTATATTCGACGATTTTGTTTTCGTTACTTTCGTTCGCCAAATGATTGTAGGATTAAACTCAAATCTTTTTACACAAAGTGTAAATTTGAATGGTAAAAAAACTTAGGAAGTGGTCTTATTAGCAATAGTAAGGTTAAACTTCATTGTTATGAGTGTATTCTTTTTAGTTCCTTTGTTTGCATCTTTGGCAAATGTAAGTTGTTTTATTGAAAATATCACTCGTGACCACCGTTTTCACCGACTCTTAAGTCTTTTTTATTTTACGATTGGAATTCAGAATGCGGCCACAGCAGCTCTTTGTTTTGCTCCTGATGAGACCACTAGCCTTGCTTTTTGGATTTTCCAATGCCATTCTTTTTTTCTATTAGCCCCCGTTCTTGTTGCCATCTGTTCATTTTGTACGGGGAGGCGATTGTTGAACCGAGGGACTATCTCCATTGCCGTATATGCATTGGCTGTCGATTTACTTTGTTCTTCTATGCCAAAAACGGTAGTCTATGGTTTTACAAAATTTTCTTTTGGAATGGCTCCCCTCGTGACACAAGTTGGCGGAATTCTGGGTGGTTCTGTTCATTTTTTTGCGATTGCTTTGTCTTTATACTTTGTTCTTTTCCCATTGGAATGGAATTCCTTTTTTGAACGTAGGACCTTTCTCATTGCTCTTTGTGTTTGGTGGTTTGGATTGTTCTCCAACTTTCTGCCAATGTATGGTTTTGATTTTCCGCCGCTTCATCCGGTTGTGGATGCCACATTGTCCGTGTTATTATCAATTTATTTAAATCGGTTTAATGCTTCAAGACCCAGTGTTTATAGCCTAATCGCCTCCATATTAATCTCTCTTGCGGTGGGGTTACTTTTCGGTATCATCGTTTTAGGGATACTTCCTGTTTTTGTTTATAAAGAATTTCTAATCTCCATTGTTACAACACTGATCAGTCTTTTGTTTTTTGCATACTTGCTAAAAACTACACTCAAAGACAATCGGCCCAATCTTTCCTTCTCCTTACCACTTGAAAATTTTGGATTGTCCAAACAAGAATTACGAATTTGTGAGTTGATTGCGGAGGGCCATAGCCGTTCATTCATTCGTTTGATTCTTAATGTTTCCGATGGAACATTAAGAAATCATTTAAAAAATATATATGGAAAAGTGCTTCCTGAATCTAATTCTACCTCCAAAGACCAATTGCAACGTTTGACTGTGTTTTTATCCAAACAAAAAATCACTGACCGACAAAACATTGAATAAAATCTATCAGTTTGTATATATCAAATACTTGTTCATTATTGTTCGACACAAACTAACTCGCGATTGACGGAACAATTTTGTAATCCTTTTCCTGCTGTAAGTGTCAATATATCTTGAGTATAAGCATCTCCAGCGACTCCAAGTTCATAACTGGCATTTGTTGTCCATTTCAAACAGGCCCCATCTAAATAGGATGTCCAATCAAAATTGAGTCCCGTCCAATGGTCGGAACTAACAGTTGTAATTGGTGTAGATAGACTTGTTGTAAATAATCCATTGGCATTGGATGTTTCTATATTGATTCCATTTGGCCGTATATAAGCTTGGTTTGCCTTAAACACCCAATCGATTTGACCATCACCGACATTCTGTGTGATGCTAGCTCTACGTGATAATCCGTCGACAACCATTGCCTTGTAATTACCTGAACCAGGGTAGTTTGGATCCGAGTGGCAACTAGAATCAAAGTTCGAAGCTTTGCCAACATTGGCAGGATAAGCATTCTGGGTGATAAAAATGATACAATTGATACAGGAAGCCTGACAGTTGATTTCAATATCTTTTACGTTTTTGCCTAAGACCGTTCCCGTAGAATTGACCAACTCACAGTAGTTACCTTCCGCTTGTTTTGCAAAATTTACTTCGTAATTGGAACCAATTGGGATTTGAACAGGAAAAGCGAACTCTGTGCTACCAGAAGGAATCATAAGTGAGTTCTTCTGATTTAAAATTAATATCAATCCGCTTCCTGTTAGACCAGATATTTTCCCTCCAACAGTAAATCCTGTTTGATTTGATACATTCGCTGGAAAACAGGGATGGCTTGTGTCACCTAATATTGATTTTGCTGCTATGATTTTTGAAAATGATTCGGAACTTATATCACAAGTATTTTCTAATTGAGATGGAGAACAATTTGTTATCAAAACGAAGGAGATGATGAATTCATAAGTAACCTTAGCAAGGGAATGGAAACTGTAAAAAAGATTTTTACAGTTTTTTAAATCGCAAGTTGTGATTTGTTTCAAATCGTTTCTAATCCCAGATGTTCTCATAAAGTTTCCAAAAAAGGAACACCTGGAATTTACGAATCCGTAATCACTCATTGGGGATGTCTACGTATCCTTTTAAGAGTGTAAACCGGAAAGGTTCGTTTAGCATGACAAGTGATTGTACCTCTGCACAAAGAAACTCTTTCTCTTGAAAACTAAAACTTGTTTTCACTGTATGTTGGCCCGCCAAAGGAATCGCAATATCTAAATCAACTGATGGTGCAATCGACTCAGGTAAACTTCTTGGGCTAAGGGCACTTAAATCTAAATGAAATGATTTTCCATCAATGGGAAGAGTGAATTTTGCTGTGATTTCAATTTTGTCACCAGACTTGGTTGTTTCCAAACAATGGTCGGAACAATTTCCATATGTACCAGGTGATTTGATTGCTTCAGCGCACTTCCTTGCGTGTCCGATTCTTAATTCTTTTGAAGCGATTCCAAATTCATTTTTTGCAACAACGAACACTTTGTACTTTTTATCTGAATCACAAAGGTAGGTATAACCGGAAAAGTTACCAGCTGTGCGTTTTACTGATTGTAAGGCATTGGTCACAGTTCCATCAGCATTTAGTTCCATATTATTTTTCCCGAAGTACATTGTGAGTTCGGTGTTAGTTGGAACTGGTTTCTGAAAACTAATACTTGTTTTTTGGAATTGTAATAGCCCTTTGCTGGAGTAAGGATCGTCTGCAGGATTTGCAGGATTTGTGATGTAGGTAACTTCATTCAGAAGAGGAGGAACTTCGGGGATCTCACCTGCTGCAA harbors:
- a CDS encoding ethanolamine ammonia-lyase subunit EutB, whose translation is MGYRIILGTKTYHFPELKDLLAKASPHRSGDVLAGLSATNQEERVAAQMLLADVYLSEFLNVELIPANKDEVTRLILDSHNKEAFALISHLTVGGFRDFLLAETTDNEVIHSIRWGITPEMAAAVSKLMSNQDLILVGNKIKVITKFRNTLGLPGRLSVRLQPNHPTDDPKGIAASLLDGLLLGSGDAVIGINPATDNIPTNIALLEMLDNLIQKYSIPTQSCILSHVTTSMEVMKRGAPLDLVFQSIGGTEDLNKSFGVSLSLLKESRELALSLKRGTVGDNVMYFETGQGSALSAGAHHGIDQQTLEVRAYAVAREFSPLLVNTVVGFIGPEYLYNGKQIIRAGLEDHFCGKLLGLPMGVDVCYTNHAEADQDDMDTLLTLLGVAGCTYIMGIPGADDVMLSYQSTSFHDALYLRQVLGLKPTPEFEDWLLSRGIFSNKIGFLPKENRELSLLEDLLGK
- the eutC gene encoding ethanolamine ammonia-lyase subunit EutC, with translation MTFLEEWKQFSQARIGLNRTGGSISTKDILKFRLDHARARDAVLLSPNFPSLLENLNVLGKEKKIPVVFVESRVQSKEEYLLRPDLGRRLSQDSLATLQELGGEFDLVFIGVDGLSAKAIDDNLIPFLKILMQEINQTGLRIGPLVLSKWGRVAIGDEIGEVLNAKISIVVIGERPGLSSADSLGVYITYKPQVGKTDESRNCISNIRPGGFVFESAAKKTMYLVKESMLRKLSGVKLKDEMPPEFLLQSKDKNQIPDSY
- a CDS encoding cysteine-rich CWC family protein — protein: MSNENQKNRKHEDKICPHCLRIFECKVGSISLCQCTKVSLSLEEREYIATQYADCLCYHCMESLAFEFRIGKSYKAITWSF
- a CDS encoding helix-turn-helix transcriptional regulator, producing the protein MSVFFLVPLFASLANVSCFIENITRDHRFHRLLSLFYFTIGIQNAATAALCFAPDETTSLAFWIFQCHSFFLLAPVLVAICSFCTGRRLLNRGTISIAVYALAVDLLCSSMPKTVVYGFTKFSFGMAPLVTQVGGILGGSVHFFAIALSLYFVLFPLEWNSFFERRTFLIALCVWWFGLFSNFLPMYGFDFPPLHPVVDATLSVLLSIYLNRFNASRPSVYSLIASILISLAVGLLFGIIVLGILPVFVYKEFLISIVTTLISLLFFAYLLKTTLKDNRPNLSFSLPLENFGLSKQELRICELIAEGHSRSFIRLILNVSDGTLRNHLKNIYGKVLPESNSTSKDQLQRLTVFLSKQKITDRQNIE
- a CDS encoding DUF1554 domain-containing protein; its protein translation is MRTSGIRNDLKQITTCDLKNCKNLFYSFHSLAKVTYEFIISFVLITNCSPSQLENTCDISSESFSKIIAAKSILGDTSHPCFPANVSNQTGFTVGGKISGLTGSGLILILNQKNSLMIPSGSTEFAFPVQIPIGSNYEVNFAKQAEGNYCELVNSTGTVLGKNVKDIEINCQASCINCIIFITQNAYPANVGKASNFDSSCHSDPNYPGSGNYKAMVVDGLSRRASITQNVGDGQIDWVFKANQAYIRPNGINIETSNANGLFTTSLSTPITTVSSDHWTGLNFDWTSYLDGACLKWTTNASYELGVAGDAYTQDILTLTAGKGLQNCSVNRELVCVEQ